From Pedobacter indicus, a single genomic window includes:
- a CDS encoding glutamate-5-semialdehyde dehydrogenase, whose product MDTIEGYLKSAVKAIRSVQLLADETRVQILEDLSNRIQRSKDLILKENKLDLDKMDDTDPKKDRLKLTSERIDDLSQSLIEVSQLANPANQQILEKELPNGLMIKKKTVPLGVVGVIYESRPNVTIDVASLCLRSGNVCLLRGGSDAFYTNQVLVKLIHESLKSFDVDENIVQLLPVDRKFVDELLNADRYVDIIIPRGSQTLIDFVRDHSKVPVIETGAGVCHTYVESTAKLDDAASIVVNAKVSRPSVCNALDTVIIDRAIADNFLGLVAPKLSAHDVEIFADEESHSILEKAKYPLLRAADPDDFGREFLALKCSVKIVDGVDEALDHIAAYSSKHSEAIVSEDVSVQNRFQNEVDAAAVYVNASTRFTDGGVFGLGAEIGISTQKLHARGPFALEKLVTEKWLIEGNGQVR is encoded by the coding sequence ATGGACACGATAGAAGGATATTTAAAAAGTGCTGTTAAAGCAATTCGTTCAGTACAATTGCTAGCAGATGAAACGCGGGTTCAAATATTAGAGGACCTCTCTAACAGGATCCAAAGATCCAAGGATTTGATTTTGAAGGAAAACAAATTGGATCTGGATAAAATGGATGATACAGATCCTAAAAAAGATCGTCTGAAGCTGACTAGTGAGCGGATTGATGACCTCTCTCAGAGCTTAATTGAAGTCAGCCAGTTAGCTAATCCGGCCAACCAACAGATCCTTGAAAAAGAACTTCCAAATGGATTGATGATCAAGAAGAAGACAGTACCGCTAGGCGTAGTCGGCGTCATTTACGAATCACGACCGAATGTAACGATCGATGTCGCTTCCCTTTGTCTGCGATCGGGCAATGTTTGTTTATTACGAGGAGGAAGTGATGCCTTTTATACGAATCAGGTTTTGGTAAAGCTGATACATGAATCATTGAAGTCCTTTGACGTTGACGAGAATATTGTACAGTTACTGCCAGTCGACCGGAAGTTTGTAGACGAGCTGTTAAATGCAGATCGCTACGTTGATATTATTATTCCGCGGGGTTCACAGACTCTAATTGATTTTGTAAGAGATCATTCCAAAGTACCTGTGATAGAGACCGGAGCAGGGGTCTGTCATACATACGTTGAGTCGACAGCCAAGCTTGATGATGCCGCTTCCATCGTTGTAAATGCCAAAGTATCGAGGCCATCGGTATGTAATGCGCTGGATACTGTCATCATAGATCGGGCTATCGCGGACAATTTTCTAGGTTTGGTTGCCCCGAAATTAAGTGCCCATGATGTTGAGATATTCGCTGACGAAGAGTCTCACTCTATTTTGGAAAAGGCTAAATACCCTTTATTAAGAGCTGCTGACCCAGATGATTTTGGTCGTGAATTCTTAGCACTGAAATGCTCTGTAAAAATTGTCGATGGGGTAGACGAGGCGCTTGATCATATAGCAGCATATTCATCGAAACATTCGGAGGCTATTGTTTCCGAAGATGTATCTGTGCAAAACCGATTTCAAAATGAAGTAGACGCAGCTGCAGTATATGTTAATGCGTCAACCCGGTTTACTGATGGTGGCGTCTTCGGCTTAGGTGCCGAAATTGGAATTTCGACACAAAAGCTTCACGCACGCGGACCTTTTGCTCTTGAAAAGTTGGTAACTGAAAAATGGCTTATCGAGGGAAATGGTCAGGTTCGGTAA
- a CDS encoding COG1470 family protein — MCRRLKYGLYLTRTLCVWLVYGLFTFESVYAQVGGETTIAISTDRVIDAQNESIVSLALQLSNQAPQGFHGYLRLKEVDGITIVGRDSIPVALDQKSSLYFPIRLSIDRSVPAGNTPVTIQLFDESSKLASSFTSDLIIQSISKVRLLSQPSTQLMTHVGDSIEVSAMIRNEGNNGEVINITASFPNMTGGSSIEQRSLVLSPFQDTVITFRKIITEELLGFEHYAVNIAALYEDGELINNILTTIQNASGSRTYHDPLHQGYSYDSYSPNSISVSSRNIFTQNEAIQINGRGRFQLSQGSLAFNLDSYIYTQNNLNPLLTNTFLNYERKNTGIVLGSINENLETYINGRGVKVYHRNEDETQSFEIGFADKSYNLLGNRNRIGGDNEGYTAFSRVYLHHPNNKKRYTGSLIYDRSDLEQSENFILMNDYAFPVSKDLSASVELGGGLTRLADEGSAYKPALAIGAALNGLVGEYNIGSNNFYSTGYYPGIRRGLLSINERISRRLGKVNLWVGYNYYNYDPKYLKSYFFYNSRSESASLEAGTYFPITNNFSFSIAAKKQADEASIYSPIEMMSSVQRLNSWRFTETLNWRSKNDQHLINFTSENGFGRLKSSGKNQLQIRASFLWNYQAFSVNGYYQQGDFTVREAFGFYDDRQTVRRFNIAPSFQNTFFDNRLRTSLSINFNRDSYTGNNWSLSTNNSYAFSTRFSGFINAYIYDYQGTIYSSSFVNAQTGISYKLPTEQGNKPGKKGNIRLFLFFDNNANGIYDDGDIPASERIVTIGDVTFVSQSDGTVIYKKVPYGTYDIDIPSSNWYASTPEKINLCTKEFLLNIPLQETGKVTGSFKYNYDQRTSEEINDQISGLRVWLIDKDGNRISALSNTDGEFTLFAPIGEYTLQVDDSSLPNNVYTDFKAQDIRISKEKSLTVPTIELKVKQKKIEVKRFSS, encoded by the coding sequence ATGTGTAGAAGGTTGAAATATGGTCTGTATTTGACGCGTACGTTATGCGTTTGGCTGGTTTATGGCCTTTTTACTTTCGAATCGGTTTATGCGCAAGTTGGCGGAGAGACGACAATTGCCATTTCAACAGATCGTGTTATTGATGCCCAGAACGAGTCGATCGTCTCGCTGGCATTGCAACTTAGCAATCAGGCCCCTCAAGGTTTCCATGGTTATTTGCGTTTAAAGGAAGTCGATGGTATCACGATCGTCGGACGAGATTCTATTCCTGTAGCTTTGGATCAAAAATCTTCACTCTACTTCCCTATCCGATTATCGATCGACAGATCAGTTCCTGCCGGAAACACGCCTGTTACGATACAGCTCTTTGATGAAAGCAGCAAATTGGCAAGTAGCTTTACGAGTGATTTGATCATCCAATCGATCTCAAAAGTTCGTTTGCTTTCACAGCCATCTACTCAATTGATGACGCATGTGGGCGACTCAATCGAGGTATCCGCTATGATAAGGAATGAGGGAAACAATGGAGAAGTTATAAATATTACTGCCTCCTTTCCCAATATGACCGGAGGGAGTTCAATCGAACAACGCAGCTTGGTTTTGAGTCCATTTCAGGATACTGTTATAACATTCAGAAAAATCATTACCGAAGAACTGCTTGGATTTGAACATTATGCGGTGAATATTGCGGCACTCTATGAAGATGGTGAGCTTATTAATAATATCCTGACAACGATCCAAAATGCATCGGGCTCACGAACGTATCACGACCCACTGCATCAAGGCTACAGTTACGATTCATATAGCCCCAATAGCATCAGTGTCAGCAGTCGAAACATATTTACACAAAACGAAGCAATACAAATTAATGGAAGGGGGCGTTTTCAGTTAAGTCAGGGTTCGTTGGCGTTTAATTTGGATTCTTATATCTATACACAAAATAATCTTAACCCCTTATTGACCAACACCTTCTTAAATTATGAGAGGAAGAATACAGGGATCGTACTGGGCAGTATCAATGAAAACCTCGAAACCTATATAAATGGTCGCGGTGTAAAAGTGTATCATCGAAATGAGGATGAAACACAATCGTTCGAAATCGGTTTCGCAGATAAAAGTTATAATCTTTTGGGGAACAGAAATCGAATTGGAGGCGATAACGAAGGCTATACTGCCTTTTCCAGAGTCTATCTACATCATCCCAACAATAAAAAAAGATATACAGGGTCGCTGATTTACGACCGTTCTGACCTAGAGCAATCAGAAAACTTTATTCTTATGAATGATTATGCATTCCCGGTTAGTAAAGACCTCTCAGCATCGGTCGAACTTGGTGGTGGCTTAACAAGGTTAGCAGATGAAGGCAGCGCTTATAAACCTGCGCTTGCGATCGGCGCGGCGTTGAACGGGCTGGTCGGAGAATATAACATCGGAAGCAACAATTTCTACAGTACAGGCTATTATCCTGGTATTCGAAGAGGTTTGTTAAGCATTAACGAACGTATCAGTCGTCGGCTAGGCAAGGTGAACCTTTGGGTCGGATATAATTATTATAACTATGATCCGAAATATTTAAAAAGCTATTTTTTCTATAACTCCAGATCAGAAAGTGCAAGTCTCGAAGCAGGAACGTATTTTCCGATAACAAATAATTTTAGTTTCAGTATTGCTGCGAAAAAACAAGCCGATGAAGCATCTATCTATTCACCGATTGAGATGATGAGCTCGGTACAGCGCTTAAATTCATGGCGGTTTACCGAGACATTGAACTGGCGAAGCAAGAATGATCAGCATTTGATCAATTTTACTTCAGAGAATGGTTTTGGGAGACTGAAAAGTTCTGGCAAAAACCAACTTCAGATCCGAGCAAGCTTTTTATGGAACTATCAGGCTTTTTCTGTGAATGGCTATTACCAACAGGGTGATTTTACCGTGAGAGAGGCTTTTGGCTTTTATGATGACCGGCAAACTGTTCGCCGGTTCAATATTGCTCCTAGTTTTCAGAATACATTCTTCGATAATCGTCTCCGAACTTCTTTGAGCATTAACTTTAATAGAGACTCCTATACCGGTAACAATTGGTCGCTTTCAACCAACAATTCGTATGCTTTCTCAACCCGGTTTTCAGGTTTTATCAATGCCTATATCTATGATTATCAAGGCACAATATACAGTTCTTCCTTTGTAAATGCGCAGACGGGGATCAGTTATAAGCTGCCAACTGAGCAAGGGAATAAGCCGGGTAAGAAGGGGAATATTCGTTTGTTCCTATTTTTTGACAATAACGCGAACGGAATTTACGATGACGGAGATATTCCAGCGAGCGAGCGAATTGTTACCATCGGGGACGTTACTTTTGTCAGCCAATCAGATGGCACGGTTATTTACAAAAAAGTTCCATACGGTACGTATGATATTGATATCCCCTCGTCCAATTGGTATGCCAGTACGCCCGAGAAGATCAATCTGTGTACTAAAGAGTTTCTTTTGAATATACCATTGCAGGAAACCGGTAAAGTGACAGGTAGTTTTAAGTACAATTATGACCAACGGACTAGTGAAGAAATCAATGATCAGATCAGCGGTCTACGCGTCTGGTTAATTGATAAAGACGGCAACCGGATTTCTGCCCTAAGTAACACAGATGGAGAGTTTACACTATTCGCTCCTATCGGGGAATATACATTACAGGTTGACGACAGCTCACTGCCTAATAACGTATACACCGACTTTAAAGCACAAGACATTAGGATCTCAAAAGAAAAATCTTTAACCGTGCCAACAATTGAGCTGAAAGTAAAACAGAAAAAGATCGAAGTTAAGCGGTTCTCTTCCTGA
- the proB gene encoding glutamate 5-kinase produces the protein MKKPILVIKFGTASITNQNGDLTDKVIAEIARQVSTIHNQYRIVLVSSGAVAAGKSYINNYKQRLSERKAAAAIGNTLLLNKYSDYFRPYGISIAQSLCERNHFSNRNQFLQLKKTYEKLWDNEIIPIANENDVVSNLELKFSDNDELATLIAVGFNASLLLFSTSVPGVLDEHNQLIRELDTSNKDLLDLARKEKSASGLGGMTSKLTYTRLANQMGVQTVIFGINTPDGILKALNNETGTVCKARFCSMSAKKRWLASGSLIKGKVRIDPGAQRALTKRSSLLAVGIQEIIGDFEKGEVIEMIDQDDTTIAVAKTKVSSSFLMNNLNKQNLEVAHADDLVLI, from the coding sequence ATGAAAAAGCCAATCTTAGTAATAAAATTCGGAACAGCCTCAATAACCAACCAGAATGGTGACCTAACTGATAAAGTGATAGCCGAGATAGCAAGACAGGTATCAACTATTCACAATCAATATCGTATCGTTTTGGTTTCTTCAGGGGCTGTAGCGGCTGGTAAATCCTACATCAATAATTATAAGCAGCGATTAAGCGAACGTAAAGCCGCCGCCGCTATCGGTAATACTTTGTTACTAAACAAGTACTCAGATTACTTCAGACCTTATGGTATTTCAATTGCACAGAGTCTTTGTGAACGAAACCATTTTTCTAATCGAAATCAATTCTTACAATTAAAGAAAACCTATGAAAAGCTTTGGGATAATGAGATTATCCCTATAGCTAACGAAAATGATGTGGTGAGTAATTTGGAATTGAAATTTTCGGATAATGATGAATTAGCAACCTTAATAGCTGTCGGTTTTAATGCTTCACTATTATTGTTCAGTACCTCCGTCCCGGGCGTTTTGGATGAACACAATCAACTTATCAGGGAACTGGATACGAGCAATAAGGATCTATTAGATCTCGCTCGAAAAGAAAAATCAGCATCGGGCTTAGGGGGGATGACGTCTAAACTTACGTATACCCGCTTAGCAAATCAGATGGGAGTCCAGACAGTTATCTTTGGCATTAATACACCAGATGGAATACTGAAAGCCCTTAATAATGAAACCGGCACGGTATGCAAGGCACGTTTTTGTTCCATGTCAGCTAAAAAACGTTGGTTGGCGAGCGGAAGTTTGATTAAAGGAAAGGTGCGGATCGATCCGGGTGCGCAACGGGCATTGACTAAGCGGTCAAGTCTATTAGCCGTAGGCATACAAGAGATTATCGGAGACTTCGAAAAAGGAGAGGTTATTGAAATGATCGATCAGGACGATACGACGATCGCGGTAGCAAAAACCAAGGTATCATCTTCATTTTTAATGAACAATCTGAATAAGCAAAACCTGGAAGTTGCTCATGCTGATGACCTGGTATTGATTTAG
- a CDS encoding 3-keto-disaccharide hydrolase → MNIKKHVIRILVLFIFMASVITSHAQNQKKDQIFDGKTLNGWKQLTGSATYEVVDGMIVGTTVSGSPNSFLATEKEYGDFILELEVKIEGAKNNSGIMTRSHYDPQGNKGAGKVFGRQVEVDPTDRKWSGGVYDEARRGWLYPLDLNEAAKEAFDVSKFNHIRIECIGDEIKTWVNGIPTAHVIDTVDREGFIALQVHSIRKDHQPGEKVYFKNLKLKTHKLKPKAFPSDIEVVDLRKADAK, encoded by the coding sequence ATGAATATCAAAAAACATGTTATCCGGATCTTAGTCCTTTTTATTTTTATGGCAAGCGTGATTACTTCCCATGCTCAGAACCAGAAAAAAGATCAAATATTTGACGGGAAAACACTAAATGGTTGGAAGCAATTAACAGGTAGCGCAACTTACGAGGTTGTAGATGGGATGATCGTAGGAACAACAGTTTCTGGCTCCCCCAACAGCTTCCTGGCTACGGAAAAAGAATACGGAGACTTTATCTTGGAACTCGAGGTAAAGATAGAAGGTGCTAAAAACAATTCGGGTATCATGACAAGAAGCCACTACGACCCTCAGGGCAACAAAGGTGCTGGAAAGGTATTTGGCAGGCAAGTCGAGGTAGATCCAACCGATCGTAAATGGTCAGGAGGAGTGTATGATGAAGCTAGAAGGGGATGGCTCTATCCGCTCGATCTCAACGAGGCTGCTAAAGAAGCTTTTGACGTCAGTAAATTCAATCATATACGGATCGAATGTATCGGAGATGAAATTAAAACATGGGTCAATGGAATTCCAACAGCCCATGTTATCGATACAGTTGACCGCGAAGGCTTTATAGCTTTGCAGGTACACTCAATTCGGAAAGATCATCAACCTGGAGAGAAGGTTTATTTTAAGAATTTGAAACTAAAAACGCATAAACTCAAGCCAAAAGCTTTCCCTTCTGATATAGAAGTAGTTGATTTAAGAAAGGCAGACGCTAAGTAA
- a CDS encoding response regulator — translation MKNNTDKNALTSLKGYKGEKLFQAFFENSQSLLCMHDPDGRFIIVNKIGATMSGYDAEELLNMSLFDITPEERHLLLEEYLKKVINDGSAEGIMKIVTKDRQLRTWMFSNVVQEDDSGKKYIIGNAVDLSERIQLEEDLKNASKASEQANKAKSEFLANMSHEIRTPLNGIIGFTDLLSRTKLDDVQNQYVNIINQSGTALLEIVDKILDFSKIEAGKISLNNEKVDLHDLAAQACDLIAYTVEKKSLELLINLSPDLPDTVWGDGVRLKQILVNLLANAAKFTEEGEIELKITPLKEYTDNTTLIRFEVRDTGIGVKPEKQQEIFEAFSQEDSSITKKYGGTGLGLTISNRLLKLGRSSLQLKSEVGKGSTFYFDIKFKSEKSEVDDLILKDIKRVLVVDDNESNRKILRHMLELKGIAVDEADSGLQALLILQGDAEHDVIIMDYHMPIMDGIETIRKIKGNIHREEQPIIMLYSSSDNEELQSACDELKVESRLVKPIKMREMYQVLARLKKENTDRKQNQAKAEPVICHNVRILLAEDNGVNLFLAKSIINQISPDAIIFEAKDGIEAVNIFKSEDVDLVLMDVQMPNMNGLDATKEIRKVKKESYVPILALTAGTTNEEVNRCMEAGMDDFIAKPVVKKTIEEMFEKWIGRNKSKTDEQNIVEPEESDEQVEHINQNWFEEHVVINPEFKSKFVEILYGELIHSKEEIEQKVKEGDLPSLKKLGHKLKGTSLTAGLTELCKFAIAFEMLSEFDQVYAAELFEKTANEISVVVNMLTAEDKNELRENGA, via the coding sequence ATGAAGAACAACACTGATAAAAACGCATTGACTTCCCTGAAAGGATATAAAGGTGAAAAGCTGTTTCAAGCTTTTTTCGAGAATTCCCAATCGCTCTTATGTATGCACGATCCGGATGGTAGATTTATAATTGTCAATAAAATTGGTGCAACCATGAGCGGCTACGACGCTGAGGAACTATTAAATATGTCTCTATTTGATATTACCCCTGAAGAAAGGCATCTTCTATTAGAAGAATACCTTAAGAAGGTGATAAATGATGGCAGCGCGGAGGGAATCATGAAAATTGTGACGAAAGACCGTCAGCTAAGGACATGGATGTTCAGTAATGTGGTGCAAGAAGATGATTCAGGTAAAAAATATATTATTGGAAATGCAGTAGATCTATCAGAAAGAATTCAGCTTGAAGAGGATCTTAAGAATGCCAGCAAGGCCTCTGAGCAAGCCAACAAAGCAAAATCAGAGTTTCTGGCCAATATGAGCCATGAAATTAGGACACCATTAAACGGTATCATTGGGTTTACGGATTTGCTGAGCCGGACAAAGCTGGACGATGTCCAGAATCAATATGTTAACATCATCAATCAATCCGGAACGGCATTGCTGGAAATTGTAGATAAGATATTGGATTTCTCCAAAATTGAAGCCGGTAAGATTAGCTTGAACAACGAGAAGGTAGATTTGCACGATTTGGCAGCTCAGGCTTGTGACCTGATTGCGTATACGGTCGAGAAAAAGAGCCTAGAGTTACTAATCAATCTTTCTCCAGATCTACCGGATACCGTATGGGGTGATGGAGTCAGGTTAAAGCAGATTCTGGTAAATCTATTGGCCAATGCCGCTAAATTTACAGAGGAAGGTGAAATTGAATTAAAGATTACTCCTCTGAAGGAGTATACAGATAATACGACGCTGATCAGGTTCGAAGTGAGGGATACCGGAATTGGAGTTAAACCTGAAAAACAACAAGAAATATTTGAGGCCTTTTCACAGGAAGATAGTTCTATCACGAAAAAATATGGAGGTACTGGCCTGGGTCTAACCATTTCGAACCGGCTTCTTAAATTGGGCAGGAGCTCGCTACAATTGAAAAGTGAAGTTGGTAAAGGGAGCACGTTCTATTTCGACATCAAGTTCAAATCCGAAAAATCGGAAGTTGATGATTTGATCCTGAAAGATATCAAGCGTGTATTGGTAGTTGACGACAATGAAAGCAACCGAAAAATACTGCGGCACATGCTCGAACTTAAAGGTATTGCAGTGGATGAAGCCGACAGTGGACTCCAAGCACTTTTGATACTGCAAGGAGACGCGGAACACGATGTTATTATTATGGATTATCATATGCCGATTATGGATGGTATTGAGACCATCCGAAAAATCAAAGGCAATATACATCGTGAAGAACAGCCCATTATTATGCTCTACAGCTCTTCTGATAACGAGGAGTTGCAGTCGGCCTGTGACGAACTGAAAGTGGAATCACGACTTGTGAAGCCTATCAAAATGCGTGAAATGTACCAGGTATTGGCGCGTCTTAAAAAAGAGAATACGGATCGAAAGCAAAATCAAGCAAAAGCGGAGCCGGTTATTTGCCACAATGTTAGAATCTTATTGGCGGAAGACAATGGAGTGAATCTTTTTTTAGCGAAATCGATTATCAATCAAATTTCTCCGGATGCCATTATCTTCGAAGCAAAAGACGGGATAGAAGCCGTAAATATTTTTAAGTCAGAAGATGTCGATCTTGTATTAATGGACGTCCAAATGCCCAATATGAACGGATTGGATGCAACAAAAGAGATCAGGAAAGTCAAGAAAGAATCTTATGTTCCAATTTTAGCGCTTACTGCTGGCACGACGAATGAGGAGGTTAATAGATGCATGGAAGCTGGGATGGATGATTTTATTGCGAAACCGGTCGTTAAAAAGACAATTGAGGAGATGTTTGAAAAATGGATTGGTCGGAATAAGTCTAAAACAGATGAACAGAACATTGTTGAACCTGAAGAAAGTGATGAACAAGTCGAACACATCAATCAAAACTGGTTCGAAGAACACGTTGTTATCAACCCTGAATTTAAAAGTAAGTTTGTCGAAATACTGTATGGGGAACTAATTCATAGTAAAGAAGAAATAGAACAAAAAGTTAAAGAAGGCGATTTGCCGTCATTAAAAAAACTGGGACATAAATTAAAAGGTACTAGCTTAACAGCGGGTTTAACTGAATTGTGCAAGTTTGCGATAGCATTCGAAATGTTGTCAGAGTTCGATCAGGTCTATGCAGCGGAGCTTTTTGAGAAAACAGCCAATGAGATTTCGGTTGTTGTGAATATGTTAACTGCAGAGGATAAAAATGAACTTAGAGAGAATGGAGCTTGA
- a CDS encoding response regulator, whose protein sequence is MIERILIADDHSIVRVGLSIMVKKLRPESLIEEAVDFKNVLDLVKKNSYDLIVLDINMPNGSFQQTFEFIKIKQPDTKVLVFSSQEESVYAIRYLKMGADGFLHKMADEDTVRRALEKMFRRGSYVSENIKDTLVSNSIRSRDKTTRNPLTTLSTREMEIAEKLIRGESLKDISTELNLHSSTASTYKARIFKKLEVKNIPELIDVFRFYEGLIN, encoded by the coding sequence ATGATTGAAAGAATATTGATAGCTGATGACCATAGTATTGTTCGAGTTGGTTTATCCATCATGGTAAAGAAGTTACGCCCGGAAAGTCTGATCGAAGAAGCAGTCGATTTTAAAAATGTTTTAGATCTTGTTAAAAAGAACTCATACGATTTGATCGTGTTGGATATTAATATGCCCAACGGTAGTTTTCAACAAACATTTGAATTTATCAAGATTAAGCAGCCTGATACGAAAGTTTTAGTTTTCTCTTCACAGGAAGAAAGTGTCTATGCCATAAGATACCTTAAAATGGGTGCCGATGGTTTTTTACATAAAATGGCTGACGAGGATACGGTAAGAAGAGCGCTGGAAAAAATGTTCAGAAGGGGCAGCTATGTAAGTGAGAACATAAAAGATACGTTGGTATCCAACAGCATCCGTTCTCGGGACAAAACCACCAGAAACCCGCTAACAACACTTTCGACCCGAGAAATGGAGATAGCCGAAAAGTTAATTCGTGGTGAATCATTGAAAGATATTTCCACCGAGCTTAATCTCCATTCATCTACCGCAAGCACTTATAAAGCACGGATATTTAAAAAATTAGAGGTGAAGAATATACCAGAACTTATCGATGTTTTCCGATTTTATGAAGGCCTGATAAATTAG
- a CDS encoding sensor histidine kinase, which translates to MNLERMELEEYLIADQKNKIEQLQRDLELKERALSLVTHDIRGVTQNLKWVIDSIANKEVPQELLFAMLPELKSEIKTNQRTIDHVLHWIKYAEKERELDIQTIMLHDLYNDLVERLGIAIKSKGLHVKYEGDRSLTIRTDKYLISFILMRVLENAVKYSYSEGNVRFSVANAADDTIKISVIDEGMGIENIDKLFSFDGPRFTGTEGEKGAGLSLIIVKQLCDRLGITITAVSEPVGTKFELYIPTTTN; encoded by the coding sequence ATGAACTTAGAGAGAATGGAGCTTGAAGAATATCTGATTGCCGATCAAAAAAATAAAATTGAACAACTTCAGCGGGATCTGGAATTGAAGGAGCGCGCGCTCAGCCTAGTGACGCATGATATCCGAGGTGTCACTCAGAATCTTAAATGGGTTATCGATTCCATTGCCAATAAGGAAGTGCCTCAAGAATTGCTGTTTGCCATGTTGCCGGAACTGAAGTCCGAAATTAAAACGAATCAACGAACGATCGATCATGTCTTGCATTGGATTAAGTACGCTGAAAAGGAACGTGAGTTGGATATTCAAACCATCATGCTTCACGATTTGTATAATGATCTTGTAGAGAGATTGGGTATCGCAATTAAGAGTAAAGGTTTACATGTGAAGTATGAAGGAGATCGTTCACTGACGATTCGAACCGATAAGTATTTAATTTCTTTTATTTTGATGCGTGTTTTGGAAAATGCTGTTAAATATTCGTATAGTGAAGGGAATGTCCGGTTTTCGGTCGCAAATGCGGCTGATGATACGATTAAAATATCCGTTATCGATGAGGGCATGGGAATAGAAAACATAGATAAACTATTCTCATTCGATGGTCCCCGATTTACGGGTACCGAAGGTGAGAAAGGTGCTGGCTTGAGCTTAATCATAGTCAAGCAACTGTGTGACCGTCTCGGTATAACGATTACTGCAGTGTCAGAACCGGTTGGTACAAAATTTGAATTATACATCCCAACTACAACAAACTAG
- a CDS encoding fimbrial biogenesis chaperone, with amino-acid sequence MTSIINFRIVYLLVSIIILPLLGYSQTSLSVSPPRTYFTLGPGQTETKKILVTNPSKTQTLELSVSFNDWEYDSLGNNILTGAGSLKTSAAEWIEILPQSFFSLAPGASHELNVRMRIPENLDPEVPVHTAMIFLTQINPSDGLDERGANIKIAVRSGVKIYHRNSVARDANLEVTGFSYQKDDPAKLRFEFENLGNVWSDGTISCELLNQETGKKTKLEDVVFYSMPGDKRTVYFNLPEDLSKGKYIATALVDYEHASAVKIAELSFSYD; translated from the coding sequence ATGACTTCAATAATTAACTTCCGCATCGTATACTTGCTGGTTTCCATAATAATCCTCCCCTTGCTTGGCTATTCCCAGACGAGTTTGTCGGTGAGCCCGCCACGCACCTATTTTACTCTGGGTCCAGGACAGACAGAAACTAAAAAAATATTGGTAACAAATCCGAGTAAGACTCAGACACTGGAGCTTTCCGTTTCCTTTAATGACTGGGAATACGATAGCTTAGGGAATAATATCCTCACAGGAGCAGGTAGCCTGAAGACATCGGCTGCTGAGTGGATTGAGATTCTCCCTCAGTCGTTTTTCTCATTGGCGCCAGGAGCCAGTCATGAATTGAATGTACGGATGCGGATTCCTGAAAATCTGGACCCCGAGGTACCTGTTCATACAGCAATGATTTTTCTTACCCAGATCAATCCTTCAGATGGTTTGGACGAGCGGGGTGCTAATATTAAGATAGCTGTTCGCTCCGGAGTTAAGATATATCATCGAAATAGCGTGGCTAGAGATGCAAACCTGGAAGTTACCGGATTTTCGTACCAGAAGGACGATCCGGCGAAACTTCGATTTGAGTTCGAAAACCTAGGCAATGTTTGGTCCGACGGGACTATTAGCTGTGAACTCCTTAATCAGGAGACGGGTAAAAAGACAAAATTAGAGGATGTTGTTTTTTATTCGATGCCTGGAGACAAACGGACAGTATATTTTAATTTACCAGAAGATTTATCAAAGGGCAAATACATCGCGACAGCATTGGTAGATTATGAACATGCGTCAGCTGTAAAGATCGCAGAACTATCCTTTAGCTATGATTAG